The genomic DNA AGGTAGAGCTCGTAGGCCTCGGCGTTGCTGCCGATCGGCGTCGTCAAACGATCGACCTGCGTTCCGGTCAACGCTCCGGAGAGCCGAGTGGCGGCGGCGAGGGCGATCCGGTTCTGAACCCGGAACAAGTCCCCGGCTGCCTCGTCGAAGTCGTCCGCCCAGACCTGGCGTCCCGTGCCGCCGTCGATCAACGTGATGGTCCCGCGGAGCCGCTCGGCGTCCGCCCGGAAGTGCCCGACGAGCAGCGCTTCGACGCCGAGCTCCGCGGCCACGCGAGACGGATCGTCGGCCGGGTCCCGAAACCGCCGCGAGGTCATCCACGGCGTGACCTCGACCCCCCCTACTTGCGTGAGCTTGCTGATGAGGCTCTGCGCGAGGCCTTCGCCGAGGTGTTCCGTCTCCGACTTCGCGGTACTGTCATTCCGGAGCGGAAGGACCGCGACCGAGCGGAAACGGACGTCCGACGACGCGGCGGTCGGTTCGGTGCCACGTTGCATCCAAGCCTGGATCGCCGCGGAGACCATGAGGACTCCGAGCCCGGCCACGGCGATCCAGAGGAAGCGAGACTTCGACGACGGCGCGGGCCGGGACGCCCGTGTCGACGAGGCGCGCATGGGAGCGGACGTGGGACGCGAGCCGGGAACGAGCGTGGCCGTCTCATCGCGCGATTCCGGGAGACTGCCGGTTCGGAGCAAATCGTCCAACTCGTCCGCGACGGCACCTAGGGACGGGTACCGGTCGGTCGGCGCTTTGGCGAGCATGCCCGAGAGGAGGCGGTCCAACACCGCAGGGATATCGGCCCTCCGCGAACTCGGGAGCTCCATGGGCTCGTTCACGACCCTCCAGAGCACGGTCCCGATCCGGTCCGCGTCGAAAGGGCGCGAACCGGTCAACATCTCGTAAACGACCACGCCGAGCGAGAACTGGTCGCTTCGAGGGTCGGCCTTCTCTCCCTGGATGACCTCGGGAGACATGTACGCGGCCGTCCCCACGACGGCGTCCGTTTGCGTGAGACTGACCCCGTCGTCGAGTGCCGCCAACCCGAAATCGACGACCACGACGCGACCGTCTCGAGAGAGCATCAGATTGCGAGCCGAGATGTCGCGGTGAGTGACGCCCCGACGGTGCGCGTGGTCGAGGGCCTGCGCAGCATCCCTCGCCAAGGTAACGGCTTCGCGGAGCGCCAGCGGTCCACGTTCGGCGAGACGCGCGGCCACCGTTCCACCCTCGATCAGCTGCATCGCCAGGTAGGGGCGGCCGTCTTGCTCGCCGAAGTCGTAGACGGTCCCGATTCCCGGGTGGTCGAGGCGGCTCGCGGAGCGGGCTTCTCGAAGGAACCTGCGCCTCGCGGTCTCGGAGTCCTCGAGCTCCGGCCGAAGGAACTTCAACGCGACCGAACGGCCGAGCAATGTGTCCTCGGCGCGCCACACGACCGCCATCCCTCCCTGGCCGAGGCGTTCGATCATCCGGTATCTGCCGAACGGGGTTCCGGGCACCGACGCGGGGGGCCGCTCGCCGGGTGGAGTCCCGGGCGGCGGCTCGTCCGCCCGCAGCAGGGCGTGGGCATCGACGATTTCGGCCACGGCGCGGAGACGCAACACATCCGCTCTCTCGTCCGGTTCCGGCGCCGAGGCGATCGCGAGGTCCCAGTCGATCGGCTTTCTGTCGGAGACCAGCGCGGCCAGTCGGACAAGCGAGTCTCTTTCTTCGCTCATGCCGCATTCCGCACCGGCGCGGTCTCGCGCTCGGCTCCGGGTCCCGAATTCCCCTCGCTCACGTCAAGGCCTCCGCCTGTCAGGGAGAATAACCCAGTCGGGGATGCCGCCTCGGCGGGAAACGGCGGTCCCGGCTGCCGATACGGCCGCGGAGACATGACCGAACGACGCCGACACGAGTATGATCCGGTCGATCGGGATCCCATGGGGAAGCGGACGGAGTTGGACGACACGGAGCCGGTTTCCAATCTCGAGTTGCTCCGACGGTCGGTCGCGGGAGACCGCGGAGCGACGGAGGAGCTGACCGCTCGGATCCGCCCGCACCTCAAGCGCTGGGCGAGCGGGCGGCTTCCGGGTTGGGCGCGGGACGGCGTCGACACCGACGACCTCGTACAGGACGCCCTCGCGCGTGCCGTCGCGGAGCCCGGCCGCCTCGAGGTCCGTCCCGACTTCCAGTCCTACCTACGGCAGACGATTCTCAACTCCATTCGGGACCACGTCCGCAGGGCGCATCGGCGTCCCCGCGCGGATGTGGACCCGGAGCTGCAATCGAGCTCCGAAGCGTCACCGCTCGAGGCCCTGATCGGCAAGGAGCGGATGACCCGGTTCGAGGCGGCTCTTCAAGGGCTCGATCCCGACGATCGCGAGGCCATCGTCTGCCGGGTCGAATTCGGCATGACATACAGGGACATCGCGCTCGCGCTCGGCCGGCCGACCGCGGATGCCGCACGCATGGCGGTGGCGAGGGCACTCGTGCGTCTTTCGCGACGGTTGGAGATCGACGCCTGATCGCTTGACAGCTTCCCGCCCCCTCCTTAGCCTCCGGCCATGCGCCGCTCCATCCTGCTCGTCGCCGCCCTCCAACTCCTCCTCCCGCCCGTCGCCGCCCAGGCGCCGGCGAAACCGTCGCTGGACATCAAGACGGTCTCCCTCGCCAACGGCCTCGAGATCTACGTCCTCGAGCGGCCGGCGTCGCCCACCTTCGCCGCTCTCTACCAGTTCGACGTCGGCGGCGCGGTGGACCCGAAGGGCAGGAGCGGGATCGCACACCTGCTCGAACACATGATGTTCAAGGGCACGCCGACGCTCGGCACGACGGACTTCGCGAAGGAGAAGCCCCTCCTCGACCGGATCAACGCGGCGTGGATGGAGCTTCAGGCCGAGACCGAGCGCGAGGACGATCCGTTCCGTCCCCCCGACAAGGAGAAGGTCGAGCGACTGCGCAAGGAGATCGACGCGCTCACGGCCGAGCAGAAGAAGCTCGTCGTCAAGAACGAGTTCGACCAGGTCATGACGCGCGCGGGCTCCGTCGGCATGAACGCGTCCACGTCGTGGGACCAGACCAACTACTACATGCAGCTCCCGGCGAATCGGCTCGAGTTGTGGTTCCGGATGGAGGCCGACCGGATCCTCAACCCCGTCTTCCGCGAGTTCTGGAGCGAGCGCGACGTCGTCCACGAGGAGCGGCGCCTGCGCACGGAGAACTCCCCGCAGGGAACCGCGAACGAGGCCTTGATGTCCCTGCTGTTCCCGGCCCACCCCTACGGGACGCCGGTGGTCGGCTGGCCGTCGGACGTCGCCAAGCTCACCCACGACGACGCGATGGCCTACTTCCGCACGTATTACTCGCCCACCAACTGCACGATGGTCCTCGTCGGCGACGTGAAGACGGCCGACGTCGAGCGGCTCGCCAAGAAGTACTTCGGTTCGTGGAAACGACAGACGATCCCGCCGAAGGTCGTGACCCGCGAGCCCGACCCGCGCGGCGAGCGCCGTCGCGTCGTCGAGTTCGACGCGGAGCCCTCCCTCCGGATGGCGTGGCCGACGGTCCGCGACGGCCACCCGGACAGCTACGCGCTCGAGGTGCTGGGCTCGGTTCTCGGGGGCCTCGACTCGTCGCGCCTCGACAAGACGATCGTCCAGAAAGAGCGTCTCGCCGCGTCGGTGGGAACCGGTCAGGCGAGCCTCGCGCACGGCGGCTGGTTCTCGCTCTCCTCGACGCCCAAGGGGGAGACCCCGATCGCGGACCTCGAGAAGGCGATCGACCGCGAGATCAAGCGGATCCAGGACGAACCTCCGGACGCGGCGGAGCTCGACCGGGCCAAGATCCAGGTCGAGGTGAGCCGTGCGACGTCCCTCAAGAGCAATCTCGGCCTCGCCTTCCAGATCGCCGACTCCGTGTCGCTCACCGGCGGCATCGGCTACATGGACGAATACGAGCGCCGCATCCGCGCCGTGACCGCGCAGGACGTGCAACGCGTCGCGAAGCAGTACCTCGCGGCGGGACGCCGCAGCGTCGTCGAGGTCCGCAAGACGCCGGGAGGGGCGAAGGCCGAGCGGGGCGCCGACACGGCGCACGCCCGCGGCGGAGAGCCCGCGCGACGCGGGGCGTCCCAGTCGAAGGGGTTCGCCGAGGCGATGACGATGCTGACCGGAGCGGCGCCGGTCACCCTCAAGCTCCCGGAGATCGGCAAGGACGTGGAGCGCGTCGTCCTCCCCTCGGGGGTCACGGTCTTCATCCGGGAGGACCATTCGGCGCCCACCGTCGAGATGGGGATGACGTGGCTGGGCGGCTCGAACGCGGTGCCGGTGGAGCGGCTCGCGCCGTATTCGCTCGCGACGCAGCTGCTGAACCAGGGCGGCACGGAGTCCCTCACCCCCGAGCAGCTCGACGAGCGCAAGGAAGACCTCGGGATGTCGTTCTCGCTCTTCGCCGGCTCGACGGAGTGCGGCGGCTCGTTCTTCTCCCTCTCGCGGAACTTCGACGACGCCTTCGGCCTCGCGATGGAGATGCTCCGGAAGCCGCGTTTCGATCCCGGACGGCTGGACACGATCCGGGGGCAGTTCATCGAGGGGATGAAGCGGCGTTGGGACTCGCCCGGCTCGGGCGCGGGGACGCTCCAGGGGTGGATCTTCAACGCGTCGCACCCGCGCCTGGGGTACGTGCCCTCCCGGGCCGAGATCGAGAAGGTGACGGCCGAGTCGGTCCGGGAGGTGTGGGAGAGGCACTTCGGACGCGACAACCTCTACGTCGCCGTCGTCGGGGACTTCGACAGGAAGGAGATGCTCGGGAAGATCGACCGGGCCTTCGCGGGCTGGCGCAGCGCTCCCGTGAAGGACCGCGTGTGGATCACGCGCGAGCCGGTCGTGAAGCCCGGGGCGTTCCTGGTGGAGAAGGAGATCCCCCAGCCGGCGATCCGCCTCGCCCACCAGATCCCCGTCGATCGCACGGCGCCCCTCGAGGACCACGCGGCGCTCGAGATCCTCAACGACATCCTCGGCGGGAGCGGCTTCCGGTCGCGCCTGATGGAGCGGCTGCGCTCCGACGAGGGGCTCACCTACGGCGTGTCGTCGTCGATCGGGCACCAGTCGCGGCCGGGGATCCCGGGCTCGTTCGGCGTCGGGTACCAGACCAAGGCACCCTCGGTCGCCCGATCGGTCTCGATCGTGCTCGAGGAGATCGACAAGATCGTGGCCAAGCCGGTCTCCGCGGAGGAGATCGCCGAGCAGATGGACGCGTGGCGCAACCGGTTCGTGTTCCGGTTCACGAACGACTTCTCGATCGTCAGCCGCCTGCTCGCCGCCGAGCTCGACGACCGGCCGTACACCTGGGACCGGACCTTCCTCGACGCCGTGCAGAAGGTGACGGTCGAGGACGTCTCCCGCGTGGCGAAGCGGTACCTCGCTCCCGCGAACCTCACGGTCGCGGTCTTCGGGTCGTTCCCCGAGGAGGACCGGAAGGCCCTCGGAGCGCGTTTCCCGCTGACCGTCCTCCCGAAGGAGACCGTCTTCACCGGCGGGTACGACGCGGCCCCCGCGCCTTCGCCTTCGAAGCCGTGATCGACGTCCCGGGGGGCCCCTCGATCCCGGAGGAGGAGATCGACTTCGCCGTCAGCCGGGCCGGGGGGCCCGGGGGCCAGCACGTGAACACCACGGCGACCCGCGTCGAGTTGCGCTTCGACGTCGCGGGATCGCCGAGCCTCGACCCCGCGCAGCGCGCGCGGATCCTCGATCGGCTGCGCACGCGGATCAGCCGCGAGGGGATCCTGCGGGTCGTCGCATCCAGGGAGCGCAGCCAGCGCGCCAACCGCGACGCGGCGATCGCCCGCTTCGTGGAGCTGCTGGCGGGGGCGCTCGCGCGGGAGGCGCCCCGCGTGCCGACGCGGGTCTCCCGGTCGGCGAAGGCGCGGCGCGTGGACGCGAAAAAGCGGGAGGGTGCGAAGAAACGGCTCCGCGCGTCCAAGGGCGAGGACTAGAGTCGGGGGCGGAGGCCCCATGACCATCCTCGACCGCCGCACCTTCCTGGCGGGGAGCGGGATCGCGCTCGCGACCGCAGCCGCCGCCCCCCGCACCTTCGCTTCCGTCGCGACGCAGCCGAACGCGTGGGCGGACGTCCGTGCCTCGTTCCGCCTGAGGCGCGACCTCATCCACCTCTCGTCCTTCTTCCTCGTGTCCCATCCGAAACCGGTCCGCGACGCCGTCGAGCGGTACCGCGACATGCTCGACGCCGACCCCTTCGAGACGGTCGAGCGGCATTGCTTCGGGAAGCCGGAGGAGAACCTCGCCCTGAGGGTGAAGCGCGCGGCGGCCTCGTACCTGGGTGGCCGTCCGGAGGAGGTGGCGCTCACCCAGAGCACGACGGCGGGGCTCGCGCTCGTCTACCTCGGTCTTCCGCTCGGCCCCGGGCAGGAGATCCTGACGACGACCCACGACCACTACGTCCACCACGAAGCCTCGAGGCTCGCGGCGGCGCGCGCGGGGGCGACGGTGCGCCGGGTCCCCCTCTTCGATCGATTCGAGGAGCTCCCCGCCGTCACCGAGCAGGCGATCGTCGCGCGGCTGCGGGAGGCGATCCGTCCGGCGACGCGCGTGCTGGGGATCACCTGGGTCCATTCGCAAAGCGGGCTCAAGCTCCCGCTCGCGGCGATCGCGGCGGCGGTTCGGGAGGTCAATGCCGGACGTCCCGAGCGCGAGCGCGTGCGCGTCGTCGTGGACGGCGTCCACGGCTTCGGCGTCGAGGACGTCGCGGTCGCGGGGACCGGCATCGACGTCTTCGTCTCCGGGACCCACAAGTGGATCTTCGGCCCCCGCGGAACGGGCCTCGTCTGGGCGCGGGCGGAGGTCTGGGCGGAGATGGCCCCGACCATTCCCACCTTCGACGGCCTGGCGCCGTACGAGGCATGGGAGAAGGGGGAGCCGCCCGCCGGGCCGCCGCGCGCCGACTGGTTCACCCCGGGCGGATTCCACGCGTTCGAGCACGCGTGGGCGGTCGAGGCGGCGTTCGCGTTTCACGCCTCGATCGGCAGGGCGCGGATCGCCGAGCGGATCCACGCGCTGAACGCGAGGATCAAGGACGGCCTCTCGCGCAACCGTCGGGTCAGGCTGTGGACGCCGAGGTCGCCGGACCTCTCCGCCGGCCTCGTCGGGTTCGACGTCGAGGGGATGGCGACCGGCGCGGTCGTCGAGGGGCTGCTGCGCAGGCGCGTCGTCGCCAGCGGCAGCCCCTATCCGCGATCGGTCGTGCGGCTGGCGGCCGGGATCATGAACACCGAGGAGGAGATCGACCTCGCGGTGAAAGCGGTCGCCGAGCTTTCCGCCTAGCGTCGCGGCCGGAACGACTTCATGGCGCCGACGACGTTGGAGTAGTCGTCGGTCCAGAGGTACCGGGCGCGCGTCGCGTCCAGCTCCTCCCGCGGGATCGACCACCACCGCGCGTCGCCGTCGAACGGGAACGGGGCGTCGGTCGACGCGGCGAGGACGGCCCACGTCGAGTCGTCCTTGGCCTCGACGACCGCGCCGAATCCCGTCGCCTCGTCCCATCGGACCGCGCCGCGCCGGCCGAGGGCGTGCGCGATCGCCTCGACCACCGGGGCGAGGTCGACGTACTGGTTGGACAGGTGGAACGCGATCAGCCCGTCGGGCTTGAGCTTGCGCAGGTAGATCGCGACCGCCTCCCTGGTGAGCAGGTGCGCCGGGATCGCGTCGCTCGAGAAGGCGTCGATGACGATGAGGTCGTAGGTCGCGTCGTCGGCCTCGGCGATCCTGAGCCGGCCGTCGCCCAGGACGAAGTCGAGCGTCGCCTTCGACTCCGAGACGAACGTGAACCACTCCGGGTTCCGCGCGATGCGCACCACCGCCGGATCGATGTCGTAGATCGTGAACGCGTCCCCGGGGGCCCCGTACGCGGCGAGGGAGCCGGCGCCCAGGCCGATCAGTCCCATGCGCACCGGGCGCCCGCGGGCGTGCAGGGTTTCGAAGACCTGGCCGATCGGCCCCGACGGGTGGAAGTAGGTCGTCGGCATGGCGCGACGCCTCACGTCGAGCGACTGCATCCCGTGGCGGGTCGGGCCGTGCAGGAGGACGCGGTAGGGGTTCGCGAAGATCAGCGAGCTCCCCTCGTCGATCTTGTAGGGCTTCCCCTCGAAGTCGAGCACGCGATGGACGCCGAAAAACGTCCGCTCCTGGTGGATCACGTCGACCGACTGCGCCGTCCGCGTCCACGCGAATCCGAGCAGGACGGCGAAGGCGAGGCCGAAACGCCGCGTCCACCCCAGGGTCGCGAGACAAAGCGTCGACGGGAGTCCGACGGCGAGCCACGTGCGCGCCAGGGGGGACAACCCTTCCGCCGCCTGCACGAACCGGCCGGTGCCGAGCAGCAGCAGCGCCAGGGCCGCGGGGACGGCGAGGTCGAGCGCGGTGCTCCGGCGCTCGGGCGCGCCCCAGGCCGGCCGGAGGAAACAGGCGGCGGCGAGCATCAGCGGGAACTCGAGGACGTCGTTGAAGACCACCGGCGCGACGAGCGCGTTGAAGGCGCCGCCGAGGACGCCGCCGAGGGCGATCACGAGGTAGTACTGGGTGAGGTGCGACGCGGCGGGCCGGGCGTCGGCGAGCCTGCCGTGGGCGACGAGCGCCGCGGCGACCATCGCGGCGAGCGCGAGGGTCAGCTCGACCAGACCGTCCGGCTCCACGCCCGGGAAGGTCACGGCGGCGACGGCGACCGCGAGCATCGCGAGCGCGACCCCGGAGGCCGGGACGAGCCACGAGGGCCGCCCCTTGGCGAACACGATCACGAACGTGAGCAGGTACAACGCGAGGGGGACGACCCACAGGAGCGGGACCGAGGCGATGTCGGTCGTCAGGTACTGCGTCGTG from Candidatus Polarisedimenticolaceae bacterium includes the following:
- a CDS encoding serine/threonine-protein kinase, whose amino-acid sequence is MSEERDSLVRLAALVSDRKPIDWDLAIASAPEPDERADVLRLRAVAEIVDAHALLRADEPPPGTPPGERPPASVPGTPFGRYRMIERLGQGGMAVVWRAEDTLLGRSVALKFLRPELEDSETARRRFLREARSASRLDHPGIGTVYDFGEQDGRPYLAMQLIEGGTVAARLAERGPLALREAVTLARDAAQALDHAHRRGVTHRDISARNLMLSRDGRVVVVDFGLAALDDGVSLTQTDAVVGTAAYMSPEVIQGEKADPRSDQFSLGVVVYEMLTGSRPFDADRIGTVLWRVVNEPMELPSSRRADIPAVLDRLLSGMLAKAPTDRYPSLGAVADELDDLLRTGSLPESRDETATLVPGSRPTSAPMRASSTRASRPAPSSKSRFLWIAVAGLGVLMVSAAIQAWMQRGTEPTAASSDVRFRSVAVLPLRNDSTAKSETEHLGEGLAQSLISKLTQVGGVEVTPWMTSRRFRDPADDPSRVAAELGVEALLVGHFRADAERLRGTITLIDGGTGRQVWADDFDEAAGDLFRVQNRIALAAATRLSGALTGTQVDRLTTPIGSNAEAYELYL
- a CDS encoding pitrilysin family protein; amino-acid sequence: MRRSILLVAALQLLLPPVAAQAPAKPSLDIKTVSLANGLEIYVLERPASPTFAALYQFDVGGAVDPKGRSGIAHLLEHMMFKGTPTLGTTDFAKEKPLLDRINAAWMELQAETEREDDPFRPPDKEKVERLRKEIDALTAEQKKLVVKNEFDQVMTRAGSVGMNASTSWDQTNYYMQLPANRLELWFRMEADRILNPVFREFWSERDVVHEERRLRTENSPQGTANEALMSLLFPAHPYGTPVVGWPSDVAKLTHDDAMAYFRTYYSPTNCTMVLVGDVKTADVERLAKKYFGSWKRQTIPPKVVTREPDPRGERRRVVEFDAEPSLRMAWPTVRDGHPDSYALEVLGSVLGGLDSSRLDKTIVQKERLAASVGTGQASLAHGGWFSLSSTPKGETPIADLEKAIDREIKRIQDEPPDAAELDRAKIQVEVSRATSLKSNLGLAFQIADSVSLTGGIGYMDEYERRIRAVTAQDVQRVAKQYLAAGRRSVVEVRKTPGGAKAERGADTAHARGGEPARRGASQSKGFAEAMTMLTGAAPVTLKLPEIGKDVERVVLPSGVTVFIREDHSAPTVEMGMTWLGGSNAVPVERLAPYSLATQLLNQGGTESLTPEQLDERKEDLGMSFSLFAGSTECGGSFFSLSRNFDDAFGLAMEMLRKPRFDPGRLDTIRGQFIEGMKRRWDSPGSGAGTLQGWIFNASHPRLGYVPSRAEIEKVTAESVREVWERHFGRDNLYVAVVGDFDRKEMLGKIDRAFAGWRSAPVKDRVWITREPVVKPGAFLVEKEIPQPAIRLAHQIPVDRTAPLEDHAALEILNDILGGSGFRSRLMERLRSDEGLTYGVSSSIGHQSRPGIPGSFGVGYQTKAPSVARSVSIVLEEIDKIVAKPVSAEEIAEQMDAWRNRFVFRFTNDFSIVSRLLAAELDDRPYTWDRTFLDAVQKVTVEDVSRVAKRYLAPANLTVAVFGSFPEEDRKALGARFPLTVLPKETVFTGGYDAAPAPSPSKP
- a CDS encoding sigma-70 family RNA polymerase sigma factor gives rise to the protein MLRRSVAGDRGATEELTARIRPHLKRWASGRLPGWARDGVDTDDLVQDALARAVAEPGRLEVRPDFQSYLRQTILNSIRDHVRRAHRRPRADVDPELQSSSEASPLEALIGKERMTRFEAALQGLDPDDREAIVCRVEFGMTYRDIALALGRPTADAARMAVARALVRLSRRLEIDA
- the arfB gene encoding alternative ribosome rescue aminoacyl-tRNA hydrolase ArfB; protein product: MIDVPGGPSIPEEEIDFAVSRAGGPGGQHVNTTATRVELRFDVAGSPSLDPAQRARILDRLRTRISREGILRVVASRERSQRANRDAAIARFVELLAGALAREAPRVPTRVSRSAKARRVDAKKREGAKKRLRASKGED
- a CDS encoding fused MFS/spermidine synthase — protein: MLATFFLAILTGAGLLFLVQPMVAKMLLPLLGGSPSVWNTCMVFFQAGLLAGYAYAHALGSRRSLRAQVAVHGAVLLLPFLFLPIGARGLSAPPESGSPVVWLLSALTWTCGLPFFVVATTGPLIQRWFSRTGHRDAADPYFLYAASNVGSFAGLLAYPFVLEPWLTLRGQAGFWTAGYGLYVLFVLACGAFVLRRGHAPSRAADAVDDAPVSWGDRLRWLVYAFVPSSLLLATTQYLTTDIASVPLLWVVPLALYLLTFVIVFAKGRPSWLVPASGVALAMLAVAVAAVTFPGVEPDGLVELTLALAAMVAAALVAHGRLADARPAASHLTQYYLVIALGGVLGGAFNALVAPVVFNDVLEFPLMLAAACFLRPAWGAPERRSTALDLAVPAALALLLLGTGRFVQAAEGLSPLARTWLAVGLPSTLCLATLGWTRRFGLAFAVLLGFAWTRTAQSVDVIHQERTFFGVHRVLDFEGKPYKIDEGSSLIFANPYRVLLHGPTRHGMQSLDVRRRAMPTTYFHPSGPIGQVFETLHARGRPVRMGLIGLGAGSLAAYGAPGDAFTIYDIDPAVVRIARNPEWFTFVSESKATLDFVLGDGRLRIAEADDATYDLIVIDAFSSDAIPAHLLTREAVAIYLRKLKPDGLIAFHLSNQYVDLAPVVEAIAHALGRRGAVRWDEATGFGAVVEAKDDSTWAVLAASTDAPFPFDGDARWWSIPREELDATRARYLWTDDYSNVVGAMKSFRPRR
- a CDS encoding aminotransferase class V-fold PLP-dependent enzyme, which gives rise to MTILDRRTFLAGSGIALATAAAAPRTFASVATQPNAWADVRASFRLRRDLIHLSSFFLVSHPKPVRDAVERYRDMLDADPFETVERHCFGKPEENLALRVKRAAASYLGGRPEEVALTQSTTAGLALVYLGLPLGPGQEILTTTHDHYVHHEASRLAAARAGATVRRVPLFDRFEELPAVTEQAIVARLREAIRPATRVLGITWVHSQSGLKLPLAAIAAAVREVNAGRPERERVRVVVDGVHGFGVEDVAVAGTGIDVFVSGTHKWIFGPRGTGLVWARAEVWAEMAPTIPTFDGLAPYEAWEKGEPPAGPPRADWFTPGGFHAFEHAWAVEAAFAFHASIGRARIAERIHALNARIKDGLSRNRRVRLWTPRSPDLSAGLVGFDVEGMATGAVVEGLLRRRVVASGSPYPRSVVRLAAGIMNTEEEIDLAVKAVAELSA